One genomic region from Mesorhizobium terrae encodes:
- a CDS encoding CoA-transferase subunit beta translates to MSAFSPNEMMTIAASRALKNDDVCFVGIGAPSAACNVARLTHAPDITLIYESGTIGTAPDVLPLSIGDGELCETAITTVSVPEMFRHWLQGGRISIGFLGAAQIDRFGNINTTVIGNYDHPKTRLPGGGGAPEIATSSREVYITMTQSKRGMVDKIDFYTSFGHGEGGDHRQRLGIGTKGPTLLITDLAIWRPDPDTKEFTVVSLHPGVRRAQVQETCGWTVKFADDIQVTPEPTALELKTLRDLKARTEAAHKGAAGAI, encoded by the coding sequence ATGAGCGCGTTCTCGCCGAATGAGATGATGACGATTGCCGCATCGCGCGCCTTGAAGAACGACGATGTCTGCTTCGTCGGCATCGGCGCGCCTTCGGCAGCCTGCAATGTGGCGCGGCTGACGCATGCGCCGGACATTACCCTGATCTATGAGAGCGGCACGATCGGCACGGCACCGGACGTGCTGCCGCTCTCCATCGGCGACGGCGAATTGTGCGAGACGGCGATCACCACCGTCTCGGTGCCCGAAATGTTTCGCCACTGGCTGCAGGGCGGGCGCATCAGCATCGGTTTTCTGGGGGCGGCCCAGATCGACCGGTTCGGCAATATCAACACAACGGTCATCGGCAATTACGACCACCCGAAGACACGACTGCCCGGCGGCGGCGGCGCGCCGGAGATCGCAACCTCGTCGCGCGAGGTCTACATCACCATGACGCAGTCGAAGCGCGGAATGGTCGACAAGATCGATTTCTACACATCGTTCGGTCATGGCGAAGGCGGCGACCATCGGCAGCGTCTTGGCATCGGCACGAAAGGGCCGACGCTGCTGATCACCGATCTCGCCATCTGGCGGCCGGATCCCGATACGAAGGAATTCACCGTCGTGTCGTTGCATCCAGGTGTTAGGCGTGCGCAGGTTCAAGAGACCTGCGGCTGGACGGTGAAATTTGCCGACGACATTCAAGTGACGCCGGAACCGACCGCGCTGGAATTGAAGACGCTGCGGGACCTCAAGGCTCGTACCGAGGCCGCACACAAAGGCGCCGCCGGCGCGATCTGA
- a CDS encoding acyl carrier protein has protein sequence MGDVKSKIREILAARGGLPGGVETLGDQSDLYAAGLSSFASVQIMLALEEAFDLEFPDSLLNRKTFQSVEAIAAAVEGILNGAPAGE, from the coding sequence GTGGGCGATGTAAAATCTAAAATTCGTGAAATTCTGGCGGCGCGTGGCGGTTTGCCAGGCGGTGTGGAGACGCTGGGCGACCAGTCGGATCTCTATGCTGCGGGCTTGTCCTCTTTCGCCTCAGTTCAGATCATGCTTGCGCTTGAAGAGGCTTTTGATCTCGAGTTTCCAGACTCGCTGCTCAACCGCAAGACTTTCCAGAGCGTCGAGGCGATTGCCGCGGCGGTGGAAGGAATTCTCAACGGGGCTCCGGCGGGAGAATGA
- a CDS encoding acyl-CoA dehydrogenase family protein, translated as MNAPAGTTLSERAARVAAIAAVHADDVDAKSRFPREAVDAMRLERLLSIQISGGLGGEDATVSDVAEICSLIGQSCASAAMVFAMHHIKLSSLVSHGSESDWHLAFMRRVVDDQLLLASATTEGGIGGNLRNSICAIEVNGADCHLQKDATVISYGEYADAILITSRANAEAASTDQVMTVFAKDQYTLERTQVWDTLGMRGTCSDGYLFKGDAPAMQILPKPFAEIAAQSMLATSHLLWSAVWYGIAVNAMARAQSFVRAAARKSPGAPPPGALRLAEASSLLQLLKSNIIAGLREFEAAKADHDRLSSIGFAVAMNNVKIGSSETILTIINHAMLVCGILGYKNGTPYSLGRHLRDAHSAQLMISNDRILGNTSNLLLVHKQDTSLMG; from the coding sequence ATGAACGCGCCGGCTGGCACCACCCTTAGTGAACGCGCCGCCCGTGTCGCGGCGATTGCTGCCGTCCACGCCGACGATGTCGACGCCAAGAGCCGGTTTCCGCGCGAGGCGGTCGATGCCATGCGGCTTGAGCGGCTGTTGTCCATCCAGATCTCAGGCGGTCTCGGCGGCGAGGACGCGACGGTCTCGGACGTCGCCGAAATCTGCTCGCTCATCGGCCAGTCCTGCGCCTCGGCGGCGATGGTCTTTGCCATGCACCACATCAAGCTTTCGAGCCTGGTGTCGCATGGCTCAGAGAGCGACTGGCACCTGGCATTCATGCGCCGCGTCGTCGACGACCAGCTGTTGCTTGCCTCGGCCACCACGGAAGGCGGCATCGGCGGCAATCTGCGCAACAGCATCTGCGCCATCGAGGTGAACGGCGCCGACTGCCATCTGCAGAAAGATGCTACCGTCATCTCGTACGGCGAATATGCCGACGCCATCCTGATCACCTCGCGCGCCAATGCGGAGGCTGCTTCCACCGACCAGGTGATGACGGTGTTCGCAAAGGACCAGTACACGCTGGAACGCACCCAGGTTTGGGATACGCTCGGCATGCGCGGTACCTGCTCGGACGGTTATCTGTTCAAGGGCGATGCGCCGGCGATGCAGATATTGCCGAAGCCCTTCGCGGAGATCGCGGCGCAGTCGATGCTGGCGACCTCGCATCTTTTGTGGAGCGCCGTCTGGTACGGCATCGCGGTCAACGCCATGGCCCGTGCCCAAAGCTTCGTGCGTGCAGCGGCCCGCAAGAGCCCCGGCGCGCCTCCGCCCGGCGCGTTGCGTCTGGCCGAAGCGTCCAGCCTGCTGCAGCTTCTGAAGTCCAACATCATTGCGGGCCTGCGCGAATTCGAGGCCGCGAAGGCCGACCACGATCGCCTGTCTTCCATCGGTTTCGCGGTGGCGATGAACAATGTGAAGATCGGCTCCTCGGAGACCATCCTGACCATCATCAACCACGCCATGCTGGTGTGCGGCATTCTTGGCTACAAGAACGGTACGCCCTACAGCCTCGGCCGCCATCTGCGCGACGCGCATTCGGCGCAATTGATGATCTCCAACGACCGTATTCTCGGCAACACGTCGAACCTCCTGCTTGTCCACAAGCAGGACACCAGCCTGATGGGGTAG
- a CDS encoding amino acid--[acyl-carrier-protein] ligase, protein MDQQTSLLDRLFETGLLIETGVEGLYGRSGRFENIITRFEALIDTIGSGDGAEPIRFPPGMNRAHFEGSGYMKSFPQLAGTVHSFCGNELDHMNLLQCMEAGDDWTKGQAGTDIVLTPAACYPLYPTVAKRGALPEGGGLFDLQSYCFRHEPSNDPARMQLFRMREYVRMGTPDQVMAFRNDWMERGKALMASVGLPVEIDVANDPFFGRAGRMMKNNQRDQNLKFELLIPITSTTKPTACMSFNYHQDHFGKGWEISTAGGEVAHSACVGFGLERIALALLHHHGLDIDKWPNPVRKTLGF, encoded by the coding sequence ATGGATCAGCAAACCTCGCTTCTCGACAGACTGTTCGAGACCGGCCTGCTCATCGAAACCGGCGTCGAGGGCCTTTATGGCCGTAGCGGTCGTTTCGAGAATATCATCACCCGTTTCGAGGCGCTGATCGACACGATCGGCAGTGGCGACGGAGCTGAGCCGATCCGCTTCCCGCCTGGCATGAACCGCGCGCATTTCGAGGGCAGCGGTTACATGAAAAGTTTCCCGCAGCTTGCTGGCACGGTGCATTCGTTCTGCGGCAACGAACTCGACCACATGAACCTGCTTCAGTGCATGGAGGCCGGTGACGACTGGACAAAGGGCCAGGCGGGCACCGATATCGTGCTGACGCCTGCGGCCTGTTATCCGCTTTATCCAACGGTGGCCAAGCGCGGAGCGCTGCCCGAGGGCGGCGGGCTGTTCGATCTGCAGTCCTACTGCTTCCGGCACGAACCTTCCAACGATCCGGCCCGCATGCAGCTGTTTCGTATGCGCGAATATGTGCGCATGGGTACGCCCGACCAGGTGATGGCCTTTCGCAACGACTGGATGGAGCGTGGCAAGGCGCTGATGGCCTCTGTCGGCCTGCCTGTCGAGATCGACGTCGCCAACGATCCGTTCTTCGGCCGTGCCGGACGCATGATGAAGAACAATCAACGCGACCAGAACCTCAAGTTCGAGCTGTTGATCCCGATCACGTCGACGACCAAACCGACGGCCTGCATGAGCTTCAACTATCATCAGGATCATTTCGGCAAGGGCTGGGAGATCAGCACGGCGGGCGGCGAAGTCGCCCACTCCGCCTGTGTCGGTTTCGGGCTGGAGCGCATTGCGCTGGCACTGCTCCACCATCACGGGCTGGACATCGATAAATGGCCGAACCCGGTTCGCAAGACGCTCGGGTTCTGA
- a CDS encoding DUF1839 family protein, which translates to MAEPGSQDARVLTLALPTIFSGLGPDTYKPHALHQPERMWPETNCYVDLWIETLHAFGSEPEAMLGFTLMQDFEGDQFTFFKVPLEDLEALYGIRSTELAIYDRVETHVAEQLRRGRLCLVEMDSFYMPDTHGVGYHGEHGKTTVAINRLDVAGRSIDYFHNAGFFRLEGDDFDGLFHMKDGPEELPFLPYTEFVKFPAQQPTPGHLRSEAERLAKQHFARRPTDNPVAAFAKLFPSQVEKVAERPFDFFHKYAFNTLRQLGANFELAASHLDWLRPDGSLVEAAGHARRISEVAKATQFQVARAVARRKFEPLATALDPAAEAWDALMRDLAGRLD; encoded by the coding sequence ATGGCCGAACCCGGTTCGCAAGACGCTCGGGTTCTGACCTTGGCGCTGCCGACGATCTTTAGCGGGCTCGGCCCCGATACTTACAAGCCGCATGCGCTGCATCAGCCGGAGCGCATGTGGCCGGAAACCAACTGTTATGTCGATCTGTGGATCGAAACGCTACATGCCTTCGGCAGCGAACCGGAGGCGATGCTGGGTTTCACGCTCATGCAGGATTTCGAAGGCGACCAGTTCACCTTCTTCAAGGTGCCATTGGAAGACCTCGAGGCACTTTACGGCATTCGCAGCACGGAACTCGCGATCTACGACCGGGTCGAGACACATGTCGCCGAACAATTGCGGCGCGGCCGGCTTTGCCTGGTCGAGATGGACAGCTTCTACATGCCCGACACGCATGGCGTCGGCTATCATGGCGAACATGGCAAGACGACGGTCGCGATCAATCGGCTCGACGTTGCCGGTCGTAGCATCGACTATTTCCACAATGCCGGTTTCTTCCGGCTCGAGGGCGATGATTTCGACGGGTTGTTCCACATGAAGGACGGGCCCGAGGAATTGCCGTTCCTGCCCTATACCGAGTTCGTCAAATTCCCGGCGCAACAGCCTACGCCGGGCCATCTGCGTTCCGAGGCAGAGCGGCTGGCCAAGCAGCATTTCGCGCGGCGGCCGACCGACAATCCGGTTGCGGCCTTCGCAAAGCTGTTCCCCAGCCAGGTCGAGAAGGTGGCGGAGCGGCCGTTCGACTTCTTCCACAAATATGCGTTCAACACGCTGCGTCAGCTCGGCGCTAATTTCGAACTGGCCGCCAGCCACCTCGATTGGCTGCGTCCGGACGGTTCGTTGGTCGAAGCCGCTGGCCATGCCCGGCGCATCTCCGAGGTCGCCAAGGCAACGCAGTTCCAGGTGGCGCGCGCCGTGGCGCGACGCAAGTTCGAACCGCTGGCTACCGCGCTCGATCCTGCCGCTGAGGCGTGGGACGCCCTGATGCGCGACCTGGCCGGGCGACTGGATTGA
- a CDS encoding glycoside hydrolase family 2 protein, translating to MSARTPAASGRILDQSWRMTLTAAGAWSEPPADIAAIQTYKAPVPGTVAGALERAGQFDRTAPRPLNISDAWYFLYLTGEQPGTAILHFDGLATIAEVYWNGDAVLTSNSMFIEHELAVALTGKDSLALCFRALAPHLDKRGPRARWRPQMITPPGLRLVRTTLLGYMPGWCPEIHAAGPYRPVRLTRKDGATPRDVHIATTLDDDGTGQLAVRFTAPGLVEPVRLSCAGRAVELAGKNGHFEGSLSIPNVAAWWPRTHGMPALHDVEIQSGGQRRSLGRTGFRRIAVDRGSDGRDFALIVNGVRVFCRGAAWTSADIVDLPGERDRYAPLLQLAADADMNMIRVGGTMVYETLEFFALCDELGIMVWQDFMFANFDYPVGDAEFAALVRKEAEQFLRGISASPSLAVLCGGSEMAQQAAMLGLPPSAWSGPLVDELLPAIAAEIRPDVPYVPNSPSGGAMPFSPNEGITHYYGVGAYCRPLEDARRAGVRFAAECLAFANVPEQQTLDVHLPVPAVHDPRWKAPVPRDRDASWDFEDIREHYLALLYGVDPTRLRREDTARYLDLSRAVTGEVMEATFAEWRRPGSTCNGALVWTFQDLLPGAGWGVVDATGLPKPAWFALQRAFRPLQLVLSDEGTNGVDVHVVNDGGKDRQINVEIACLRDGAQPVVRGARTLGVRARQGVTLPATDLFGAFFDTAYAFRFGPPAHNVTVARLRDADDQSLIAEAFHFPLGRAAAMHEAILTAVLSEEEGHWSLVLSTDRFAQSVHVDVSGFRPSDNWFHLAPGEAKAVRLVPLAGATKPSGEVSALNAKSTVRF from the coding sequence GTGAGCGCGCGCACTCCGGCCGCGAGCGGCCGCATTCTCGATCAAAGCTGGCGCATGACGCTGACAGCGGCCGGTGCCTGGAGTGAGCCGCCGGCGGATATCGCGGCTATTCAGACGTACAAGGCGCCGGTACCCGGCACCGTCGCCGGTGCGTTGGAAAGAGCGGGTCAATTCGACCGGACTGCGCCAAGACCGCTCAACATATCCGACGCTTGGTATTTTCTTTACCTCACCGGGGAACAACCGGGCACTGCGATACTGCATTTCGATGGTCTCGCAACGATTGCCGAGGTGTATTGGAACGGCGATGCGGTGCTGACCTCCAATTCGATGTTCATTGAACACGAATTAGCTGTCGCATTGACAGGCAAGGACAGTCTCGCCCTCTGCTTTCGGGCGCTGGCCCCGCATCTCGACAAACGCGGTCCGCGTGCGCGCTGGCGACCGCAGATGATTACGCCACCAGGCCTGCGCCTGGTCCGCACGACCCTGCTTGGCTACATGCCCGGTTGGTGTCCGGAAATCCATGCTGCAGGACCCTATCGCCCCGTCAGGCTGACGCGGAAGGATGGTGCCACGCCGCGCGATGTTCATATCGCCACAACACTGGACGACGACGGCACCGGCCAGCTCGCGGTTCGTTTCACCGCACCAGGGCTTGTCGAGCCGGTTCGCCTTTCATGTGCCGGCCGCGCGGTCGAACTTGCAGGCAAGAATGGACACTTCGAAGGCAGTCTTTCGATCCCGAACGTTGCCGCATGGTGGCCGCGCACGCATGGCATGCCAGCGCTGCACGATGTCGAGATCCAGAGTGGCGGCCAGCGCCGATCGCTCGGCCGCACCGGCTTCAGGCGTATTGCCGTCGATCGCGGTTCCGACGGGCGAGACTTCGCGCTGATCGTCAACGGCGTGCGGGTTTTCTGCCGAGGGGCAGCCTGGACCAGCGCCGATATCGTCGATCTTCCCGGCGAGCGCGATCGTTATGCACCGCTGCTTCAACTCGCTGCCGATGCCGATATGAACATGATCCGCGTCGGCGGCACCATGGTCTATGAGACGCTGGAGTTCTTCGCATTGTGCGACGAGCTCGGCATCATGGTCTGGCAGGACTTCATGTTCGCCAACTTCGACTATCCGGTGGGTGACGCGGAGTTCGCGGCGCTGGTGCGAAAGGAAGCGGAACAGTTCCTGCGCGGCATTTCGGCCTCGCCGTCGCTGGCGGTGTTGTGCGGCGGCAGCGAAATGGCGCAGCAGGCTGCGATGCTCGGATTGCCGCCGAGTGCATGGTCCGGGCCGCTTGTCGACGAATTGCTGCCCGCCATCGCCGCTGAGATCAGGCCCGACGTGCCCTATGTGCCGAACAGTCCGAGTGGCGGGGCCATGCCGTTTTCGCCCAATGAAGGCATCACCCATTATTATGGCGTTGGCGCCTATTGTCGGCCGCTGGAAGATGCGCGACGCGCTGGTGTGCGTTTTGCCGCCGAATGCTTGGCCTTCGCCAATGTGCCGGAACAGCAGACGCTCGACGTGCACCTGCCGGTGCCTGCGGTGCACGATCCGCGCTGGAAGGCGCCCGTGCCGCGCGACCGTGACGCGTCATGGGATTTCGAGGATATCCGCGAGCATTATCTGGCCCTGCTCTACGGTGTCGATCCGACGCGGCTGCGACGCGAGGATACTGCCCGCTACCTCGATCTGTCGCGGGCAGTGACGGGTGAGGTGATGGAGGCGACCTTCGCCGAGTGGCGGCGGCCGGGTTCGACTTGCAACGGGGCGCTGGTCTGGACATTCCAGGATCTGTTGCCGGGGGCAGGCTGGGGCGTTGTCGATGCGACCGGCCTGCCGAAGCCAGCCTGGTTTGCATTGCAGCGTGCCTTCCGGCCGCTCCAGCTCGTGTTGAGCGACGAGGGTACGAACGGCGTCGACGTGCATGTCGTCAATGACGGCGGCAAGGATCGTCAGATCAATGTCGAGATTGCCTGCCTGCGTGACGGGGCGCAGCCGGTGGTGCGCGGGGCGAGAACACTCGGCGTTCGGGCCCGCCAGGGCGTTACATTGCCCGCGACAGACCTGTTCGGTGCCTTCTTCGACACCGCCTATGCTTTCCGCTTCGGGCCACCGGCACACAATGTCACCGTGGCTAGGCTGCGGGACGCTGACGATCAGAGCCTGATTGCCGAGGCGTTTCATTTTCCGCTCGGTCGCGCCGCTGCCATGCACGAGGCAATCTTGACGGCGGTGCTTTCAGAAGAGGAGGGACATTGGTCCCTGGTGCTATCCACCGACCGTTTTGCGCAGTCGGTCCATGTCGACGTATCCGGCTTCCGGCCGTCCGATAACTGGTTCCATCTGGCGCCGGGAGAAGCCAAGGCGGTGCGGCTTGTTCCGCTTGCCGGCGCGACCAAGCCCTCCGGCGAGGTCAGCGCGTTGAACGCCAAATCGACCGTGCGGTTCTAA
- a CDS encoding alpha/beta fold hydrolase translates to MTAHSTPLEQHQTTARQSATKQLSAALPVTFADTVGLYSAAAPGSAPHDSAVLFLSPWGFEEMCTRKLWRDLAERLAAAGVASLRFDYPGTGDALDRTEFADGLAIWERAALVAAEELRRLSGTSRLILIGHGLGATLAALVAPQLKALDGVALMAPVVNGRMYLRELAAWSKMVDEGLGLRDDQRITDHVAIAGLVMPDEVAAHVKKLNIEAIPHLPARRILMVERPARDKDIALSAHLTALGAEVTRQPYLGYDDLVSNPTIATQPLTVAGQVVDWVADVAVPLAHKSRQVAVSTPEPLEGPDFVETPLRFGADERLFGILCQPRGERRGATVVYLGTAYDRQAGWARTVTETARYLASNGVASLRFDAANVGDSPPVIGAPEQVLFSDHQIDDVRAAFDLLDGMALGLAVLAGRCSGAYLAFRSAAADERCKAAVVINPFTFVWDKDEVVDDALRYNARSLEDYSRRMVSMDTLRRLRAGRINVRHATANIAKQLARRVAGSMPTTFASLSKYARLKEATYSAFRRLSQRHMPLTLIYSSTDIGLDRFRFYLGRKGEGLKRYGNVSVEIIPDADHNITPAAARMIVRKHILAAALKANEIPPTL, encoded by the coding sequence ATGACGGCGCATTCCACGCCTCTGGAACAACACCAGACAACGGCGCGACAGTCGGCGACAAAACAGCTCTCCGCCGCATTGCCGGTCACCTTCGCCGATACAGTCGGTCTTTATTCTGCCGCCGCGCCAGGATCGGCGCCTCACGACAGTGCGGTCCTCTTCCTCAGCCCTTGGGGTTTCGAGGAGATGTGTACGCGCAAGCTCTGGCGCGATCTCGCCGAGCGCCTGGCAGCGGCTGGTGTTGCCAGCCTGCGCTTCGACTATCCGGGCACCGGAGACGCGCTGGATCGCACGGAATTCGCGGACGGCCTTGCCATCTGGGAGAGAGCGGCACTCGTGGCTGCTGAAGAACTGCGCCGGCTTTCCGGGACCTCCCGGCTTATCCTGATCGGCCATGGCCTCGGCGCAACGCTTGCCGCCCTCGTCGCGCCGCAGCTGAAAGCCCTTGATGGTGTCGCCTTGATGGCGCCGGTCGTCAATGGGCGCATGTATCTGCGGGAGCTCGCCGCCTGGTCGAAGATGGTGGACGAAGGCCTCGGCCTGCGGGATGACCAGCGCATCACCGATCATGTCGCCATAGCCGGCCTAGTCATGCCCGACGAGGTTGCCGCCCATGTCAAAAAGCTGAACATCGAAGCCATCCCCCATCTGCCTGCCCGGCGAATTTTGATGGTGGAGCGGCCGGCACGCGACAAGGATATCGCGCTGTCGGCGCACCTGACGGCACTCGGCGCCGAGGTAACCCGTCAGCCTTATCTGGGCTATGACGATCTTGTCTCGAACCCGACCATCGCCACGCAGCCGCTCACGGTCGCTGGCCAGGTGGTCGACTGGGTGGCCGATGTGGCGGTGCCTCTTGCCCACAAGAGCAGACAAGTCGCCGTTTCGACGCCCGAGCCGCTCGAAGGGCCTGACTTTGTCGAAACGCCGTTGCGTTTTGGCGCGGATGAACGTTTGTTCGGCATACTCTGTCAACCGCGCGGCGAACGGCGCGGCGCAACTGTCGTCTATCTTGGCACCGCCTATGATCGGCAGGCCGGCTGGGCACGCACGGTCACTGAAACCGCGCGCTACCTTGCATCCAACGGCGTCGCGTCACTGCGTTTCGACGCGGCCAATGTCGGCGACAGTCCGCCCGTCATAGGTGCGCCCGAACAAGTGCTCTTTTCCGATCATCAAATCGACGATGTCCGCGCCGCCTTCGACCTGCTGGATGGCATGGCGCTCGGCCTGGCGGTGCTTGCCGGCCGTTGCAGCGGCGCATATCTCGCCTTCCGCAGCGCTGCCGCCGACGAGCGTTGCAAGGCGGCTGTCGTCATCAACCCCTTCACTTTCGTCTGGGACAAGGACGAGGTGGTGGATGATGCGCTGCGCTACAATGCCCGTTCGCTCGAGGACTATAGCCGGCGCATGGTCAGCATGGACACGTTGCGCCGCCTGCGGGCCGGCCGCATCAATGTCCGCCACGCTACAGCCAATATCGCCAAGCAGCTCGCCCGCCGCGTTGCGGGTTCGATGCCGACGACATTCGCATCGCTGTCCAAATACGCTCGTCTCAAGGAGGCAACATATTCGGCGTTTCGGCGTCTCAGCCAAAGACACATGCCGCTTACGCTGATCTACAGCTCCACGGACATAGGTCTCGACCGGTTCCGCTTCTATCTCGGCAGGAAAGGCGAAGGCCTTAAGCGTTATGGCAATGTCTCGGTCGAGATCATTCCCGACGCCGACCACAACATCACGCCAGCGGCAGCCAGGATGATTGTGCGCAAGCACATTCTGGCGGCGGCTCTCAAAGCGAACGAGATACCGCCTACCTTGTAG
- a CDS encoding oligosaccharide flippase family protein, whose protein sequence is MSNSLINAAAGMLLLIIGFACSVIVARLLGPAANGTVAFALWIAATGSLIAELGTGVLLLRVLPQLAAKGVTARERRGFAAYLALPVLLSTTLLAALYALFCWKGGGLEWTDATTGVAVLTTALLFIQSVGSFTKNYLIGEKRLGTFFVFTAITSVLQLGIVLVGALFAGVEGALLGYIAGQSVFFLYTLGILFTRRNKAGQSARALAATSLLVFFEFVITAIFLTRPELVFLQHFRTTQDVGFYAVALSLANLALQLPVQLTGSLIPFYAERHEADDGAGGTDLFASVVRSFSYITFPLCFGLAAVAIPLVVSVYGTAFEPAGLVVAILAIGSPAYVFIQLTTQYLYSKDQIKGRLAISGIGAILMVAGCLVAVPLWGIIGASTVRGVVFLAMAALLLSRVRLQSGAGELIMVVLKVALAAIVCGVAALLVTQALHGVTGIATGVIVGAMAYALTLRLLAAVPGQDATVIDRLLSRLPAGIGRIARLFFSFIAPLPAAPQVPK, encoded by the coding sequence ATGTCGAATTCGCTGATCAATGCGGCGGCAGGCATGCTGCTGTTGATCATCGGCTTTGCTTGCTCAGTCATCGTCGCGCGCCTGCTTGGTCCGGCTGCCAACGGCACCGTTGCCTTTGCGCTGTGGATCGCGGCCACCGGCTCGCTGATCGCCGAACTGGGCACCGGCGTCCTGCTCCTGCGGGTCCTGCCGCAACTCGCGGCCAAGGGTGTGACTGCGCGGGAGCGTCGCGGCTTCGCTGCTTATCTGGCTTTACCAGTCCTGCTTTCCACGACACTTCTTGCCGCGCTCTACGCCCTTTTCTGCTGGAAAGGCGGCGGTCTCGAATGGACCGACGCGACAACTGGTGTCGCTGTACTCACCACCGCGCTGTTGTTCATCCAGTCGGTCGGTTCCTTTACCAAGAATTACCTGATCGGCGAAAAGCGGCTTGGCACGTTCTTCGTTTTCACCGCGATCACCTCGGTGCTGCAACTTGGCATCGTTCTCGTCGGAGCATTGTTTGCTGGTGTAGAGGGCGCGCTGCTTGGCTATATCGCCGGCCAGTCGGTCTTCTTCCTCTACACTCTGGGCATCCTTTTCACCCGGCGTAACAAGGCAGGCCAAAGCGCGCGCGCACTCGCCGCGACCTCCCTGCTTGTGTTTTTTGAATTCGTCATCACGGCAATCTTCCTGACGAGGCCGGAGCTCGTCTTCCTCCAGCATTTCCGCACGACGCAGGATGTCGGCTTCTACGCGGTCGCGCTGTCGCTGGCGAACCTTGCGCTGCAACTCCCGGTCCAGCTCACCGGCAGCCTGATCCCCTTCTATGCGGAGCGCCATGAGGCCGATGACGGCGCCGGCGGCACCGACCTCTTTGCCAGCGTGGTGCGCTCTTTCTCCTACATCACCTTTCCATTGTGCTTCGGCCTTGCTGCCGTCGCGATACCGCTTGTCGTTTCCGTCTACGGCACCGCCTTCGAGCCGGCAGGTCTCGTGGTCGCAATCCTGGCGATCGGCTCGCCCGCCTACGTCTTCATCCAGCTCACCACCCAATATCTCTACTCGAAAGACCAGATTAAGGGCCGCCTCGCCATCAGCGGCATCGGCGCGATCCTGATGGTGGCAGGCTGCCTCGTCGCCGTGCCGCTGTGGGGTATCATCGGCGCGTCGACAGTTCGCGGGGTGGTCTTTCTGGCCATGGCCGCGCTCCTGCTCTCTCGCGTAAGGCTGCAGAGCGGCGCCGGCGAATTGATCATGGTCGTGCTCAAGGTCGCATTGGCCGCGATAGTCTGTGGTGTCGCGGCACTCCTGGTCACCCAGGCACTGCACGGCGTTACGGGTATTGCTACCGGCGTTATCGTAGGTGCCATGGCCTACGCGCTGACACTGCGGCTGCTTGCTGCGGTTCCAGGCCAGGATGCGACCGTCATCGACCGGCTTCTTTCACGCCTGCCCGCTGGCATCGGACGAATCGCGAGACTGTTCTTTTCCTTCATCGCCCCTCTCCCTGCCGCGCCGCAGGTGCCGAAATGA
- a CDS encoding glycosyltransferase family 2 protein: MSRTVPEIQTSMVVATLGRSHELEGLFNSLVGQDRDDFEVIVVDQNDDDRLAPVLMAFAGKLEIIHLRTDKRGVCRARNLGAARARGRWLIFPDDDCWYPTDFLSRVDALRAAHPADFYCGRPTDTTGRTIMGDFATEPMPIERPTIWTTLIEWMLVVKKPAFDEAGGFDIAIGPGSGTPWGAYEIQDLALKLLATDRHGWYDPAFTGHHPEDRGDQTTPAAVAKMRVYSSGLGYVMRKHGYRFVDYLPRLLRPLAGVAIYTFAGKPGMARRSWNIVAGRWFGWRAAPRTMTATRAKAS; encoded by the coding sequence ATGTCCCGGACCGTTCCGGAAATCCAGACCTCCATGGTTGTCGCCACGCTCGGCCGTTCGCACGAGCTTGAAGGGCTGTTCAACTCGCTGGTTGGGCAAGATCGGGACGATTTCGAGGTGATCGTCGTCGACCAGAATGATGACGACCGGCTGGCACCGGTGCTGATGGCCTTTGCCGGCAAGTTGGAGATCATCCACCTGCGCACTGACAAGCGCGGCGTTTGTCGTGCCCGCAACCTGGGCGCCGCCCGCGCACGTGGGCGCTGGTTGATATTCCCAGATGACGACTGCTGGTATCCGACCGATTTCCTGTCACGCGTCGACGCATTGAGAGCGGCACATCCCGCCGACTTCTATTGCGGTCGTCCTACCGATACGACAGGCCGGACGATCATGGGCGATTTCGCCACCGAGCCAATGCCGATCGAGCGCCCGACCATCTGGACGACGCTGATCGAATGGATGCTGGTGGTCAAGAAACCGGCATTCGACGAGGCGGGCGGCTTCGACATCGCCATCGGCCCCGGCTCCGGAACCCCTTGGGGCGCCTATGAGATCCAGGATCTGGCGCTGAAGCTGCTTGCGACCGATCGGCACGGCTGGTACGACCCGGCCTTCACCGGCCATCATCCGGAAGATCGCGGCGACCAGACCACGCCCGCCGCTGTTGCCAAGATGCGCGTCTATTCCTCCGGTCTGGGTTACGTCATGCGCAAGCACGGTTATCGCTTCGTCGATTACCTGCCGCGTTTGCTGCGCCCTTTGGCCGGCGTCGCCATCTACACGTTCGCGGGCAAACCGGGCATGGCTCGTCGTTCATGGAACATTGTTGCCGGCCGCTGGTTCGGCTGGCGCGCCGCGCCCCGTACGATGACGGCTACCCGCGCCAAAGCTTCTTAA